The proteins below are encoded in one region of Helianthus annuus cultivar XRQ/B chromosome 2, HanXRQr2.0-SUNRISE, whole genome shotgun sequence:
- the LOC110917621 gene encoding probable galacturonosyltransferase 11, which translates to MRRRAADYRRRVRRRLSIWIWVFLVLFSVAGCVLIFVQHNFQDQDHSQIQNQDQDRQTLLDRNVRNIQVTHNKLNLTKEIGSANSYARQLLEQMTLAKAYVVVAKEHNNLHLAWQLSSKIRNCQSLLSKAAMRADPITQEEAEPLIISLSSLILKSQDAHYDLATTMMTMKSHIQALEARANAATVQSAYFGNLAAESLPKNLHCVNVKLLADWITNTRIKELADENNNSPRLLDNNLYHFCLFSDNLVAVSAVVNSTVSNADHPKQLMFHIVTNDANYAAMQAWFVTNDFKGSMIEIQKVEDFTWLNASYSPAVKKSKKVDFFGYPLEESQDSETDPRFLNQKYESLLNHLRFYIPEIYPHLEKVVFLDDDVIVQKDLTPLFSLDLHGNVNGAVETCLEVHHRLYKYLNFSNPVLSSKIDPQGCGWAFGLNVFDLVAWRNANVTGMYHYWEEQNADGNLWKLGTLPAGLLAFYGRTEPLDRRWHVLGLGFDVNIDSRMIESAAVVHFNGNMKPWLKIGFGRYKPLWQRYVNRNHPYILACATG; encoded by the exons atgcgcCGGCGGGCTGCCGATTACCGGCGGCGGGTTAGGAGGAGGCTGTCAATTTGGATCTGGGTGTTTCTTGTTTTGTTTTCTGTTGCTGGgtgtgttttaatttttgttCAACATAACTTTCAAGATCAAGATCATAGTCAAATCCAAAATCAAGATCAAGATCGGCAGACACTGTTG GATCGGAATGTTAGAAACATACAAGTTACTCACAACAAGCTGAATCTAACAAAGGAGATAGGTAGTGCAAATTCATATGCCCGACAACTACTAGAGCAAATGACACTTGCAAAAGCTTACGTAGTCGTTGCAAAAGAACACAATAACCTCCATCTTGCATGGCAGTTAAGTTCAAAAATAAGAAACTGCCAATCTTTGCTTTCAAAGGCCGCCATGCGAGCGGACCCCATCACGCAAGAAGAAGCCGAACCCCTAATTATTAGCTTATCATCTCTTATTCTTAAGTCACAAGACGCTCATTATGATCTTGCAACCACGATGATGACCATGAAATCTCACATTCAAGCGTTGGAAGCTCGTGCAAATGCAGCAACGGTTCAAAGTGCGTATTTTGGGAATTTAGCGGCCGAATCACTTCCCAAGAATCTTCATTGTGTTAACGTTAAACTTTTGGCGGATTGGATTACGAACACGAGGATTAAAGAGCTTGCCGATGAGAATAACAACTCTCCAAGGTTGTTAGACAATAATCTTTACCATTTCTGCTTGTTTTCGGATAATTTGGTGGCGGTATCCGCTGTGGTCAACTCTACCGTATCAAACGCGGACCATCCAAAACAACTCATGTTTCACATCGTTACAAATGACGCCAACTATGCAGCCATGCAAGCATGGTTTGTTACTAACGACTTCAAAGGGTCGATGATCGAAATCCAAAAGGTTGAAGATTTCACTTGGCTGAATGCTTCTTACTCACCTGCGgtcaaaaaatctaaaaaagtcGACTTTTTCGGATACCCTTTGGAAGAGTCTCAAGATTCGGAAACCGACCCGCGATTCTTAAACCAAAAGTACGAATCTTTATTGAACCATCTTCGGTTTTACATACCTGAAATCTATCCCCACCTTGAAAAAGTCGTATTTCTCGACGATGACGTCATTGTTCAGAAAGACCTAACCCCATTATTCTCTTTGGATCTACATGGGAACGTAAACGGTGCAGTCGAAACATGCCTTGAAGTGCATCACCGCTTGTATAAATATCTCAACTTTTCAAACCCGGTTTTAAGCTCCAAGATCGACCCACAGGGTTGCGGGTGGGCGTTCGGGCTAAACGTCTTCGATTTGGTGGCTTGGCGGAACGCTAATGTGACGGGCATGTATCATTACTGGGAAGAACAGAATGCCGACGGAAACTTATGGAAGTTAGGTACTTTGCCAGCTGGACTTTTAGCCTTTTATGGACGGACCGAGCCGCTAGACCGAAGATGGCACGTGTTGGGACTCGGGTTCGATGTTAATATTGATAGCAGGATGATAGAGAGTGCAGCTGTGGTTCATTTTAATGGGAACATGAAGCCATGGTTAAAGATTGGGTTTGGGAGGTATAAGCCTTTATGGCAAAGGTATGTTAACAGAAATCATCCTTATATTCTTGCGTGTGCTACAGGTTAA